A single region of the Bacillales bacterium genome encodes:
- the secG gene encoding preprotein translocase subunit SecG, which yields MWHTIFTILLIAVSIGIIIVVLLQSGRSAGLSGAITGGAEQLFGKKKARGIEAGLTRITVVLAILFFLLAIGVAYFV from the coding sequence ATGTGGCATACGATCTTTACGATCTTGCTTATTGCTGTTTCGATCGGTATTATCATCGTGGTTTTGTTGCAATCCGGAAGAAGCGCGGGTTTATCGGGCGCGATTACAGGCGGTGCGGAGCAGTTGTTCGGGAAGAAGAAGGCTCGCGGCATCGAAGCCGGACTTACCCGAATCACCGTTGTCTTGGCGATCTTGTTCTTCCTGCTCGCCATCGGCGTTGCCTACTTTGTTTAA